In the Corythoichthys intestinalis isolate RoL2023-P3 chromosome 18, ASM3026506v1, whole genome shotgun sequence genome, CTGTTTCCTTAAACGTGGAGCATGTAAACGTCCAAATTTACCATCCCTGTTTTGCCTTCAGATCCCAGATTTCAATGACATTTATAGAGTCCCATTAGAAATCTGCCGATGTATGAAAACCTCAGTTAAAACGACTCTATTGAACAGTAAATGAAATTTACTTGGTCTCATTTCCAATGAAGTGGGGAATTCAAACGTCCAAATTTACAATTGCCATTTTCTTTTTTCAGatcaatttttcaaatttagtcTTTAATTTTAAAGTGACATTTTAAAGAGACACTGCCATTTACACCTATCTggcaaaaataattacaataaaaaCTTCCAACTTATTAGAATAAAGATTGGTTTTCAAAATCTGATGACTTGACATATGTAAAAAGCGAAGCTCTATTATTTGCAAGCTATAAGTGTGTGTCGATGTTCAaactttaaaaaccaaacaaaatcaGTAGGCTAACAAACTTATTTATGCTTATTTATTACTCATTAAAAATACCCAATTTAAAGAGCATGCttacaatattttaaaatacagcGTACATGTAATATTTACCTCGCTGCATTTAAAATGCACTGAAAAATGTCCCCTATATTTTAGAAtttgaaattattttgaaaCACAAAGCTCTTATTAGAAAAATAGAGGCTGCGATCCCCTGCAAATATAAAAACAAACTATTAATTTAGATGATATTAAAAATAAGAGTTTACATCTTATCAAAACGGTTGAAATAACTTATTTCTAGAAAATTATTAAGTAAAATTAAGCTTTCATTTTGCATCCCTATTTAACAATCTGTATGTTTTTACATATCAGAGCTTTGTTATACAATAAGAGAATTAAAGAAAACCTGTGATTAAAGTTGATGATTGACAATAATTTCCTTGGGAGCGGGCCGTGTAAACGTCCACATGCACTTACCATGTCCCTTTTCCGTTTCAGATCCCGGTTTTCAAATTTCTTAATTTCGGCCTTGAAGCCTTCCGTGTCTCCGGCGTCTTTGGCCAGCACGTCCATCAGGTACGCGATGTAACTGGTTGCCAGGCGTAACGTCTTGATTTTCGACAGTTTCGTATCAGCGGGCACGTTAGGGATGCACTCCCGAAGTTCGGCGAACGCCGTGTTGATGCTCTCTGTCCGTCGGCGCTCCTTTTTGGGCCCCGCCGTCCGACGCTTGGTCATGCCCGATTGCAGACCCTCCAGGCGGCCGTGATCGTGCTGCGAGGCGGCGGCGACGGAGGCGGCCGGCGTGAGATCCGTGCCGGCCGGGTAGGgcgtctggatctggaagtctgGAGGCACCTCGCCGTGGTTGAGCACCCAACTCTGGAAGTAGGGCGCATCCTGGTGGCAGCGCTGCACGAACGGGAAGGGTTCGTGCATGAGGTGGTGGTGatgatggtggtggtggtgctgGTAGCCCCCGATCAGGTTCATCCTGGCCCGGCCTCTGCTGCTGCTGCTCTCGGTTGACGTCTCACTTCTTGACCTCCGTAAGTCATTCGCCACTCAGGTGTTTATCCAACatgttggcttttttttaatacacaaaaagattcccaattttttttttttaaattccccaaaatctctgCTTTGCTTCGCGCACACGTTGATGTCCTACCGGTTGGTCGGAAACATTTGACCCGGGTGAAGGTGCGAGCCCCCCAGGTTTATAAGTGTGTGTCCCGGAGGTAGCCAATGGAATGGAGCGTTGTATAGAGTGGGAGGGGTTGTTTTTCCTTCCAATTTTGACGCACTGTTGAGCTCGCCGCTCGACGTCATCACTGTTTGTTTGGAtgatagaaatacattgaagatttaaaacaaaattcCCAACATACgtacatattaaaaattttataatTTACATATAATATACCAACAtaggtttatttaaaaaaaacaaaaaacaaataccaTCATCAGGGCTGACATGACAGGCCAGTTTGTTAATTAATAATGAGGTACAGTCCAGTTTTAACAATGCCCAAATATACTAATATGTGTATGtccaacaaaaacaacacttgaaaaaaaaatcaataaaaatgtacttcaataaATGTTTGAAATCAATCCATACTTAAATAGTATGCTTAAGTACTTGTGCATTTAACTGGATCAAAAAATAAGATGAATTTGCTTTAACATGATGCAGTTTGAGGATTGAATGATCCTTTCAGCATCCACAACCATTGGCAGGGATAGGGTCCAATCTGTTTAAACTGGCTGATAGTGAAtgattatttatattatatattatacattatgtatattatatatggtggaaaacacaaagctgaaaaagcagtttctgctcttgcactccactttagaataaactgctgtattttaagccaaaagaactgttgtgtttaatagaaatatgtctacatgctgccatgGCAGTTTCatgacgcattaagcccccaaactcttttaaatttgtccgttttaccctggtgacccccttttacagacaccgtgcaaccgcttttgtttcaactcagccatgaaaagaagtaattatattaattattcgaaatgtctatcatttttagcttcgaattattaattgatgtctaatatttagtttttaaaaaacactttataaaattattcactcgcatattttaaacttttaaacaaattacgtcacaatgaaaaaaataaaatatatatatatatgtgtatctacctatct is a window encoding:
- the LOC130906962 gene encoding heart- and neural crest derivatives-expressed protein 1-like, encoding MNLIGGYQHHHHHHHHHLMHEPFPFVQRCHQDAPYFQSWVLNHGEVPPDFQIQTPYPAGTDLTPAASVAAASQHDHGRLEGLQSGMTKRRTAGPKKERRRTESINTAFAELRECIPNVPADTKLSKIKTLRLATSYIAYLMDVLAKDAGDTEGFKAEIKKFENRDLKRKRDMNEGPPQDSFGTEKKVKGRTGWPQQVWALELNQ